A portion of the Leptospirales bacterium genome contains these proteins:
- the glpK gene encoding glycerol kinase GlpK, which yields MGKEFLIAIDQGTTGSRVYCFDSKGQVIASAYREFTQHFPRPGWVEHDANEIWSGVEALIGEALGAGKLSATDALGIGITNQRETTVIWDRQSGEPIHRAIVWQCRRTAARCEELKKQGHEELFRKRTGLVIDAYFSGTKFDWILERCDARTRAAKGDLAGGTIDSWLLYKLSGEHATDYTNASRTLAFNIENKAWDPELLEILRLPAAILPEVKASRGRFGTTRGVKGLPDGIPIYSMIGDQQAALFGQLRVHPGEAKNTYGTGCFLLFNTGDQYLISKSGLLTTLACNQEGQVCYALEGAVFIGGAVIQWLRDFMKFFSSAPQSEDLVQRIESTQDTDSVVFVPAFSGLGAPYWDMQARGAIFGLSRDTSPARITRAALKSIALQSCDLVRAMEQDTGKKIETLRVDGGATANNYMLQYQADILGTPVERPANVDTTALGAAYLAGMEAGVWNSAAELLKLQADRHIFHPAMDAATRERELRYWKKAVDRVRNWVDD from the coding sequence ATGGGCAAAGAATTCCTCATTGCAATCGATCAAGGCACCACCGGCTCGCGCGTCTATTGCTTTGATAGCAAGGGTCAGGTAATCGCCAGCGCTTACCGCGAGTTTACGCAGCATTTTCCGCGCCCGGGTTGGGTGGAACATGACGCCAATGAAATCTGGTCCGGCGTCGAAGCTCTGATTGGCGAAGCGCTGGGCGCCGGAAAACTTTCGGCAACCGATGCCCTTGGAATTGGGATCACCAACCAGCGAGAAACGACCGTAATCTGGGATCGCCAGAGCGGCGAGCCAATCCACCGCGCTATCGTCTGGCAATGCCGACGCACTGCCGCACGCTGTGAGGAACTCAAGAAGCAGGGACACGAAGAATTGTTCCGAAAGAGGACCGGGCTGGTAATCGACGCCTACTTTTCTGGAACCAAATTCGATTGGATTCTTGAGCGCTGCGATGCGCGCACTCGCGCAGCAAAGGGCGATCTGGCCGGCGGAACGATCGACAGCTGGCTACTCTACAAGCTGAGCGGCGAGCACGCCACCGACTATACCAATGCCAGTCGCACGCTTGCCTTCAATATTGAAAACAAAGCCTGGGACCCGGAGTTGCTTGAGATTTTGCGCCTCCCGGCGGCTATCCTTCCGGAAGTGAAAGCAAGCCGCGGTCGTTTTGGGACGACACGCGGCGTCAAGGGTCTGCCCGATGGCATTCCAATTTATTCTATGATTGGCGACCAGCAGGCCGCCTTGTTCGGCCAATTACGCGTGCATCCGGGCGAGGCCAAGAACACCTATGGCACCGGCTGTTTTCTGCTCTTCAATACCGGCGATCAATACCTGATCAGCAAGTCGGGCCTTCTGACGACGCTGGCCTGCAATCAGGAAGGGCAGGTCTGCTATGCTCTGGAAGGCGCCGTTTTCATCGGCGGCGCTGTAATTCAGTGGCTGCGCGATTTCATGAAATTCTTCAGCAGCGCGCCGCAATCCGAGGATCTGGTGCAGCGAATCGAAAGCACGCAAGATACCGACAGCGTGGTCTTTGTTCCGGCCTTCTCCGGTCTGGGAGCGCCCTACTGGGATATGCAGGCCCGCGGCGCAATCTTCGGGCTTTCCAGGGACACCTCGCCGGCGCGCATCACACGCGCGGCGCTCAAGTCCATTGCCCTGCAAAGTTGCGATCTGGTGCGCGCCATGGAGCAGGACACCGGCAAGAAGATCGAGACGCTGCGCGTAGACGGCGGGGCGACAGCTAACAACTACATGCTGCAGTACCAGGCGGATATTCTGGGAACGCCGGTAGAGCGTCCTGCAAACGTGGATACGACGGCGCTTGGCGCCGCCTACCTGGCAGGGATGGAGGCCGGCGTCTGGAACAGCGCTGCCGAGCTGCTGAAGCTGCAGGCCGATCGACACATCTTCCATCCGGCGATGGACGCCGCAACCCGCGAGCGCGAGCTACGCTACTGGAAGAAGGCAGTGGATCGCGTTCGCAACTGGGTGGACGACTGA
- a CDS encoding signal peptidase I produces MSGAAASGIGIGMIIYYIVILAVVVLMIVSYWKIFEKAGKPGWAVLIPIYNLIVMLEIIGKPLTWILLAICLGPIFQILYAMELAERFGHDRTYGIIWLWLLGVYGIPKLAFGDDKYTAPANPA; encoded by the coding sequence ATGTCAGGAGCCGCAGCGAGCGGCATAGGCATCGGGATGATTATCTACTACATCGTCATTCTGGCGGTTGTAGTGCTGATGATCGTTTCTTACTGGAAGATCTTTGAAAAGGCTGGCAAGCCGGGCTGGGCAGTGCTGATCCCGATTTACAATCTCATTGTCATGCTTGAAATTATCGGCAAGCCACTGACCTGGATTTTGCTGGCAATCTGTCTGGGACCGATCTTCCAGATTCTCTACGCCATGGAACTGGCAGAGCGCTTTGGCCATGATCGCACCTACGGCATCATCTGGCTCTGGCTGCTTGGCGTCTACGGCATCCCGAAGCTGGCCTTCGGCGACGACAAATACACCGCTCCGGCCAATCCGGCCTGA
- a CDS encoding MBL fold metallo-hydrolase, with product MKVRFWGVRGSIGSPLRGATLRDKVRRILNFATPGDVLDEAAVERYLDSLPFSLLETYGGNTTCLELRSKNNDLIIIDAGTGLRELGNRMLIEDGFMKGQGRCHMVFTHSHWDHIQGLPFFAPFYIPGNHFTIHAISDQIEDRLRYQFSDRHFPVSWDYMQATREFRQHDETDVWSLYGIQISQKAVRHPGGSYSYRFEEDGKVFVFGTDAEFKLDDMDGIEDYLHYFQGADVLVFDTQYTFEEQLQKIDWGHSSASIATDIALKAGVKKLVLFHHDPSYDDDKLDEVYLRAVRYKEMMDHDHAAKLEIIMAYEGLELDL from the coding sequence ATGAAGGTGCGCTTCTGGGGAGTCCGCGGTTCAATTGGTTCGCCGCTGCGCGGCGCCACTTTGCGGGACAAGGTCCGCCGCATCTTGAATTTCGCGACGCCAGGCGATGTGCTCGATGAGGCCGCTGTCGAACGCTACCTGGACAGCCTGCCCTTTTCGTTGCTGGAGACTTACGGCGGCAATACCACCTGTCTGGAGCTGCGCAGCAAGAACAATGATCTGATCATTATCGATGCCGGCACGGGACTGCGCGAACTGGGCAACCGAATGCTAATCGAAGACGGCTTTATGAAGGGCCAGGGTCGTTGCCACATGGTATTTACGCACAGTCACTGGGACCATATCCAGGGCCTTCCCTTCTTCGCCCCCTTTTACATTCCGGGGAATCATTTCACCATTCACGCCATTTCAGATCAAATCGAGGACCGCCTGCGCTACCAGTTCAGCGATCGCCATTTTCCAGTCAGCTGGGACTATATGCAGGCCACGCGCGAGTTTCGTCAGCATGATGAAACGGACGTCTGGTCGCTCTATGGGATTCAGATTAGCCAGAAAGCGGTCCGGCATCCGGGCGGTTCGTACTCGTACCGATTTGAAGAGGATGGCAAGGTGTTCGTCTTCGGCACTGACGCCGAGTTCAAACTCGACGATATGGACGGCATTGAGGACTACCTGCACTACTTCCAAGGCGCGGATGTTCTGGTATTTGATACTCAATATACATTTGAAGAACAACTACAGAAAATTGACTGGGGGCATAGTTCGGCCTCCATTGCCACGGATATTGCTCTCAAGGCCGGCGTTAAGAAGCTGGTCCTATTCCACCACGACCCCTCCTATGATGACGACAAGCTGGACGAGGTGTATCTGCGCGCGGTACGCTACAAGGAAATGATGGATCATGACCATGCTGCGAAGCTGGAGATCATCATGGCCTATGAGGGCCTCGAGCTGGATCTGTGA
- the ychF gene encoding redox-regulated ATPase YchF produces MSLRCGIVGLPNVGKSTIFNAITRAGAQSANYPFCTIEPNVGRVDVPDSRLLEIAARVKPKRIVPTYTEFVDIAGLVEGASKGEGLGNKFLAHIRETQAVAHVVRCFEDENIIHVRGGINPLDDIRIINLELILADLDSLEKQMDRLEKRARGQDKEAAAGLETGRKIRAALEAEQPARSVELSVEEAALARQFQMLTARPALYVANVDEGSAASGNALTELVEQFARKEGAPVVRICGRIEEEVASLEESDARDYLASMGLEEPGLNRMIRTSYELLDLITFFTAGEEEVRAWTVQKGALAPEAAAEIHSDIQRGFIRAETTSYNDFLAAGSLSAARDAGKMRLEGKEYVVQDGDIIYFRFNV; encoded by the coding sequence ATGTCGCTACGCTGCGGGATCGTCGGACTGCCAAACGTTGGCAAGTCGACTATATTTAACGCCATCACGCGCGCCGGAGCGCAATCGGCAAACTATCCATTTTGTACCATCGAACCGAATGTCGGTCGCGTCGATGTTCCCGATTCGAGGCTGCTGGAAATCGCAGCGCGCGTCAAACCGAAGCGCATCGTACCCACGTATACGGAGTTCGTAGATATTGCCGGACTGGTTGAGGGCGCCAGCAAGGGCGAAGGCCTTGGCAATAAATTCCTGGCTCACATTCGCGAGACGCAGGCCGTGGCCCATGTCGTACGGTGCTTTGAAGACGAAAACATCATTCACGTTCGCGGCGGAATCAATCCGCTGGATGACATTCGCATCATCAATCTTGAATTGATTCTCGCCGATCTGGACTCGCTGGAGAAGCAGATGGATCGTCTGGAGAAACGGGCGCGCGGGCAGGATAAGGAGGCGGCCGCCGGTCTGGAGACGGGACGCAAAATCAGGGCGGCGTTGGAAGCCGAGCAACCGGCGCGCAGTGTTGAGCTCAGCGTAGAAGAGGCCGCGCTTGCTCGCCAATTCCAGATGTTAACGGCGCGTCCAGCGCTCTATGTTGCCAATGTCGATGAAGGTAGCGCCGCTTCAGGCAATGCACTGACCGAGTTGGTAGAACAGTTTGCTCGTAAGGAGGGCGCGCCGGTGGTGCGTATTTGTGGTCGCATCGAAGAAGAGGTGGCCAGCCTGGAGGAGTCCGATGCTCGCGATTATTTGGCGTCCATGGGGCTGGAGGAGCCCGGACTAAATCGGATGATTCGCACTTCCTACGAGCTGCTGGATCTGATCACCTTTTTTACCGCCGGCGAAGAGGAGGTGCGCGCCTGGACAGTGCAAAAAGGCGCGCTGGCGCCAGAGGCAGCGGCCGAGATCCACTCCGATATTCAGCGCGGCTTCATTCGCGCCGAGACGACCTCTTACAATGATTTTCTGGCAGCCGGTTCGTTGTCCGCCGCTCGCGACGCAGGCAAGATGCGACTGGAGGGAAAGGAATACGTCGTACAGGATGGCGACATCATATACTTCCGATTTAATGTCTGA
- a CDS encoding gamma carbonic anhydrase family protein produces the protein MIYRLGDSVPKLAADVFVAPDAAVIGDVEIGEGSGVWFGCVLRGDVHSIRIGRNCNIQDLSMLHVTGGKFDLQMGDNCTLGHRVTLHGCRLKDFAFVGIGATVMDDCELGEYAFLGAGSLLPPGKKVPPGMLALGSPARVIREVTEAERQLIESTAIKYRALRDRYRLQNGFGLVVSAGAL, from the coding sequence ATGATCTATCGGCTGGGCGATAGCGTTCCAAAGCTGGCGGCAGACGTCTTTGTTGCGCCGGATGCTGCGGTGATTGGCGATGTGGAGATTGGCGAAGGTAGCGGAGTCTGGTTTGGATGCGTCCTGCGCGGCGATGTCCACTCCATTCGTATTGGTCGCAACTGTAACATCCAGGATCTCAGCATGTTGCACGTGACTGGCGGCAAATTCGATTTGCAGATGGGCGACAATTGTACGCTGGGGCATCGCGTTACGCTGCATGGTTGCCGGCTGAAGGACTTTGCCTTTGTGGGCATCGGGGCCACTGTGATGGACGACTGCGAACTGGGCGAATACGCCTTCCTTGGCGCGGGAAGTCTGTTGCCGCCGGGCAAGAAGGTTCCGCCGGGGATGCTGGCCCTTGGCTCGCCGGCCAGGGTGATTCGCGAAGTTACGGAAGCGGAACGACAGCTCATTGAGAGTACGGCCATCAAGTATCGGGCGCTTCGCGATCGCTATCGCTTGCAGAATGGATTTGGCCTGGTGGTAAGCGCCGGTGCGCTTTGA
- a CDS encoding DUF2752 domain-containing protein encodes MRFDLPQPLRRAPLFDRSFPSDLRWLQGGAWLMIALAVAAPPDGLGFSICSFYNLTGIPCPGCGLTRSVSATLHGQLPLALYFNPFGIPIALCGAALAMSALWRALAQWILRHRAAIRRVGAAYTAAFLILGTVRAVWIAVDRESIGPFARVASDPALIDLSPFAAERAGP; translated from the coding sequence GTGCGCTTTGATTTGCCGCAGCCGCTGCGCCGGGCGCCGCTCTTTGATCGCAGTTTCCCATCAGATCTACGCTGGCTGCAAGGCGGAGCGTGGCTGATGATTGCCCTGGCTGTAGCGGCGCCGCCTGACGGACTGGGCTTTTCAATCTGCAGCTTCTACAATCTCACCGGCATTCCCTGTCCGGGCTGTGGATTGACTCGATCGGTGAGCGCTACGTTGCATGGTCAGCTGCCGCTGGCTCTTTACTTCAATCCCTTTGGCATTCCCATAGCACTATGTGGCGCGGCGCTGGCAATGAGCGCGCTGTGGCGAGCGCTGGCGCAATGGATCCTGCGTCATCGTGCGGCAATCCGGCGCGTTGGCGCCGCCTACACGGCGGCATTCTTGATTCTGGGAACGGTTCGCGCCGTGTGGATTGCCGTCGATCGTGAGTCGATCGGACCATTTGCGCGCGTTGCCAGCGATCCAGCGTTGATTGATCTTTCGCCCTTTGCAGCGGAGCGAGCTGGACCTTGA
- the ndk gene encoding nucleoside-diphosphate kinase gives MEKTLIIIKPDAVRNRHAGKIIARIEDEGFKILGLKYLHMSKKQAQEFYAVHKERPFYESLCGFMTSGPVFVAALEAPRAVEKWRTLIGATDPAQAAPNTIRKLYAESKEANAVHGSDSDENAAIEIAFWFQNSELVA, from the coding sequence ATGGAAAAAACCCTGATTATTATCAAGCCGGACGCCGTACGGAATCGACACGCTGGAAAAATTATCGCGCGTATCGAGGACGAGGGCTTTAAGATTCTCGGTCTGAAATACCTGCACATGAGCAAGAAGCAGGCCCAGGAATTCTACGCAGTGCATAAGGAGCGGCCCTTCTACGAATCGCTTTGCGGCTTTATGACCAGCGGACCGGTCTTCGTGGCCGCGCTCGAAGCTCCCAGGGCCGTGGAGAAATGGCGCACCCTGATTGGCGCCACTGATCCAGCACAGGCTGCGCCCAATACAATTCGCAAACTGTACGCCGAAAGTAAAGAGGCCAATGCGGTGCACGGCTCCGATTCGGATGAAAACGCGGCCATTGAAATTGCATTCTGGTTCCAGAATTCGGAGCTGGTGGCTTGA
- a CDS encoding polyprenyl synthetase family protein, with product MKLTGALERRLAALARQVDLYLEEAVLPALRKQSPAVLTEPMAYSLLSPGKRLRPALLLACAGFADGAPQSTAEIPQRCWQRALGAASALEAIHAYSLIHDDLPAMDDDDLRRGRPTCHRQFNEWAAILAGDAWNTMAFELLLGAFSPEEAALACRSAIILARAAGPAGMAGGQALDLANEDHGAAAGSLDDLEKIHKLKTAALIAASCEIGALLAAQDASPYRQLGEGLGLLFQIADDLLDRTGDSAAMGKRAGKDQERGKLTYPALLGLEAARQRAEQLQLLLAAQAQALPWDSEQLIDPRAFLAELCSFILQRER from the coding sequence TTGAAATTGACCGGCGCGCTGGAGCGGCGCCTTGCCGCTCTGGCTCGCCAGGTAGACCTGTATCTGGAGGAAGCGGTGTTACCCGCGCTCCGCAAGCAAAGCCCCGCTGTTCTGACTGAACCTATGGCCTACAGCCTGCTTTCGCCAGGAAAGCGTCTACGTCCGGCGCTGCTACTTGCCTGCGCCGGTTTTGCTGACGGCGCCCCGCAATCCACGGCAGAAATTCCGCAGCGCTGCTGGCAGCGCGCACTGGGCGCCGCTTCCGCTCTGGAGGCAATTCACGCCTATTCGCTGATCCATGATGATCTGCCGGCTATGGACGACGACGATTTGCGCCGCGGACGACCCACCTGCCATCGCCAGTTCAACGAATGGGCGGCGATCCTGGCCGGCGATGCCTGGAATACCATGGCCTTTGAATTGCTGCTTGGCGCATTTTCGCCAGAGGAGGCGGCGCTGGCCTGCCGATCGGCGATCATTCTGGCTCGCGCCGCCGGTCCAGCGGGCATGGCCGGCGGACAGGCTCTCGATCTGGCCAATGAAGATCATGGCGCGGCTGCCGGCAGCCTTGATGATCTGGAAAAAATTCATAAGCTGAAGACGGCTGCCTTGATTGCGGCCAGCTGCGAGATTGGCGCCTTGTTGGCAGCGCAGGATGCGTCCCCCTACCGTCAGCTGGGCGAGGGGCTGGGCTTGTTATTTCAAATAGCGGACGACCTGCTCGACCGGACCGGCGATAGCGCTGCCATGGGCAAGCGCGCCGGCAAAGATCAGGAGCGCGGAAAGTTGACCTATCCGGCGCTGCTTGGCCTGGAGGCCGCCCGGCAGCGAGCTGAACAGCTTCAGTTGCTTCTTGCTGCACAGGCCCAGGCGCTGCCCTGGGACTCTGAGCAGTTGATCGATCCACGCGCATTTTTGGCGGAGCTCTGTTCGTTTATTCTGCAGCGTGAGCGCTGA
- a CDS encoding adenylosuccinate synthase, which translates to MSASLVVGAQWGDEGKAKFIDYLSGEIDLIVRYQGGANAGHTVLVNGETYVFHLIPSGILYPKALCVIGNGVVLDPDAFLQEVSYLEGRGIQVRERMAISDACHIVLPLHRAIDGSRESLAGERKIGTTKRGIGVCYGDKVTRIGLRMGDLLDSQRLRERLEAMLEVKNRELRDIHGLPEVKLEESYDQLLDFGQQVRGMVCNTSLFLNRELESGKTVLLEGAQGTGLDIDFGTYPYVTSSNTTTGGAIAGSGIRFQYLKEVIGICKAYVTRVGEGPFPTELEGDDGERLRKLGGEYGATTGRPRRCGWFDVELVRHAARVNGLTGLALTKIDILSAYDEIRIGESYWRSGQQLEAFPSDGRLDNIEVRYSVMPGWKTDISRARRISDLPAACRAYIDRLQELCQVHVQFISVGPGRDDTIVA; encoded by the coding sequence ATGAGCGCATCGCTGGTGGTCGGCGCCCAATGGGGCGACGAGGGCAAGGCCAAATTCATCGACTATTTGAGCGGCGAGATCGATTTGATTGTTCGCTACCAGGGCGGCGCCAATGCCGGACATACGGTTCTGGTCAATGGCGAGACCTATGTCTTTCACCTCATTCCCAGCGGCATTCTCTATCCCAAGGCGCTATGCGTCATCGGCAATGGCGTCGTGCTGGACCCCGACGCTTTCCTGCAAGAAGTAAGCTACCTCGAAGGCCGGGGCATTCAGGTGCGAGAACGCATGGCAATTTCCGACGCCTGCCACATCGTTCTGCCGCTCCATCGCGCCATCGACGGCTCCCGTGAAAGTCTGGCCGGCGAGCGAAAGATAGGTACGACCAAGCGCGGCATTGGCGTCTGCTATGGCGACAAGGTGACCCGCATCGGCTTGCGCATGGGCGATCTGCTCGATTCGCAGCGGCTGCGCGAGCGACTGGAAGCGATGCTGGAGGTCAAGAATCGGGAGCTGCGCGACATCCATGGGCTTCCCGAGGTAAAACTGGAGGAGAGTTACGATCAGCTGCTGGACTTCGGTCAGCAGGTTCGCGGGATGGTTTGCAACACTTCGCTATTTTTGAATCGCGAGCTGGAATCAGGCAAAACGGTATTGCTGGAAGGCGCACAGGGAACCGGCCTCGATATCGACTTTGGCACCTATCCTTACGTCACCTCCAGTAATACGACCACTGGCGGCGCCATTGCCGGCAGCGGCATTCGCTTTCAGTATCTTAAAGAAGTAATCGGCATATGCAAAGCCTACGTGACGCGCGTCGGCGAAGGGCCCTTCCCTACTGAGCTGGAGGGAGACGACGGCGAGCGTCTGCGCAAACTGGGCGGCGAATACGGCGCCACCACGGGCCGGCCGCGACGCTGCGGTTGGTTTGATGTTGAATTGGTGCGTCATGCAGCGCGCGTCAATGGCCTGACCGGTCTGGCTCTGACAAAAATCGATATTCTTTCCGCTTACGATGAAATTCGCATTGGCGAAAGCTACTGGCGCAGCGGCCAACAGCTGGAGGCTTTCCCCAGCGACGGTCGCCTGGACAATATTGAGGTGCGCTATAGCGTAATGCCTGGTTGGAAAACAGACATCAGCCGCGCCCGCAGGATTTCGGATTTGCCGGCCGCCTGCCGGGCTTACATCGACCGCCTGCAGGAACTCTGCCAGGTACATGTCCAGTTCATATCAGTGGGACCCGGCCGCGACGATACGATCGTTGCCTGA
- a CDS encoding ATP phosphoribosyltransferase regulatory subunit, producing MAATEEERFRNWIPHGFDYLDPSETALRLQLSSAMRAVFAAAGYLEVVPPAFDFAATFELTERHGISAPAFRTRGGEGQMLAPRADLTVQVIKAVASGRLAAASWPAQFCYLQSVYHDEHWGLGRRRELFQAGVEWIGENQAAPLRSILQLARRCLAEVGDDLRIIYGDARFPGLLLEESPPASRAALAFAFYAKDTAELRRICSRHSIEAGLAALLCETPLCFGGPEALQHLDRLTVGRPNLTAVLDEARDLENVVFDFSLVRTLSYYTGPVFEGYVTGSKERILSGGVYDSLYREFAGIDRNACGFAIELGALAQSMAYKGVIR from the coding sequence ATGGCCGCCACTGAGGAGGAGCGCTTCCGCAACTGGATTCCGCATGGATTCGACTATCTTGATCCATCGGAAACGGCGCTGCGCCTGCAACTCTCGTCCGCCATGCGCGCCGTTTTTGCTGCCGCCGGCTATCTGGAAGTTGTCCCGCCGGCCTTCGACTTTGCGGCCACCTTTGAACTCACCGAACGCCACGGCATCTCGGCGCCCGCCTTTCGCACGCGCGGCGGCGAGGGCCAGATGCTGGCGCCGCGCGCCGACCTCACCGTGCAGGTGATCAAGGCCGTAGCCAGTGGACGACTTGCGGCCGCCAGCTGGCCCGCCCAGTTTTGTTACCTGCAATCCGTCTATCATGACGAACACTGGGGCCTCGGTCGCCGCCGCGAGTTGTTTCAGGCTGGCGTGGAGTGGATTGGCGAAAACCAGGCGGCGCCCTTGCGAAGCATACTGCAGCTGGCTCGCCGTTGTCTGGCTGAGGTTGGCGACGATCTGCGTATTATCTATGGCGATGCGCGCTTTCCAGGCCTGTTGCTGGAAGAATCGCCGCCGGCGTCGCGCGCTGCTCTGGCCTTTGCCTTTTACGCAAAGGATACCGCCGAGCTGCGTCGAATCTGCAGTCGACACAGCATCGAAGCGGGACTCGCCGCCCTGCTCTGTGAAACGCCGCTATGCTTTGGAGGGCCGGAAGCCCTGCAACATCTGGATCGCCTGACCGTCGGTCGTCCAAACCTGACTGCCGTACTGGATGAGGCGCGCGATCTGGAGAACGTAGTCTTTGACTTCAGCCTGGTGCGCACTCTGTCGTATTATACAGGGCCGGTGTTCGAGGGCTACGTTACGGGAAGCAAGGAGCGCATACTCAGCGGCGGCGTCTATGACTCCCTCTACCGGGAGTTTGCAGGCATCGACCGCAATGCCTGCGGCTTTGCCATCGAACTTGGCGCGCTGGCCCAGTCCATGGCTTACAAGGGAGTGATTCGATGA
- a CDS encoding STAS domain-containing protein, producing MLDLATDRRPGVRVVTLALRGRMDGLTAPDFEAALERLIQRGNRFFVLRCSQLDGCSSSGIAALLKLVRRLETLQGAVALCEVSLELSLLFDFFGLAQVLPRFKDAAAAEAELRAKMEAGSWSLEMSAEATATPLAEAQPDREALESWPASSPTVSRSSSKAQRLSTRNRRPVSRKAAASMVDNQRAAVLQAQRQEQQPLRGGVAEAEHDVSPAVIPEAGAPADHDNRSTEADAVSVSASPEGAARIALDDAGPPMAAASGPRAGSAAIALQSSGQAVARKTEPGVRRPTLAYDSPRQMQCPVCAQELRTYRNGPHLCPSCGNEFDSPA from the coding sequence ATGCTGGATCTTGCAACAGATCGACGTCCTGGCGTGCGCGTGGTGACGCTGGCACTGCGCGGGCGCATGGATGGCCTGACTGCGCCCGATTTTGAAGCGGCTCTGGAGCGCTTGATTCAACGCGGAAATCGCTTTTTCGTTTTGCGCTGCTCCCAGCTGGATGGTTGCTCCAGCTCTGGAATTGCCGCCTTGCTCAAGTTGGTTCGACGCCTGGAGACCCTACAGGGTGCTGTCGCTTTGTGCGAAGTTTCCCTCGAACTTTCCTTGCTATTTGATTTTTTTGGCCTCGCCCAGGTCTTGCCGCGCTTCAAAGACGCGGCCGCCGCGGAGGCAGAGTTGCGCGCCAAAATGGAAGCTGGCAGCTGGAGTCTGGAGATGAGCGCCGAGGCGACTGCCACGCCCCTTGCCGAAGCTCAGCCCGACCGCGAGGCGCTTGAGAGCTGGCCCGCTTCGTCGCCGACCGTTTCGCGTTCCAGTAGCAAGGCACAACGGCTTTCTACGAGAAATCGACGACCCGTATCGCGTAAGGCGGCGGCAAGCATGGTGGACAATCAGCGGGCAGCGGTCCTGCAGGCGCAGCGTCAGGAACAACAACCGCTGCGCGGCGGCGTTGCTGAAGCGGAGCATGACGTCAGTCCGGCAGTGATCCCCGAAGCCGGAGCGCCGGCCGACCACGACAACCGTAGTACGGAAGCGGATGCTGTGTCGGTTTCTGCTTCGCCTGAGGGGGCGGCGAGGATCGCACTGGATGATGCCGGGCCGCCGATGGCGGCGGCATCCGGGCCTCGCGCTGGATCCGCGGCCATTGCACTGCAGTCGTCGGGCCAGGCAGTCGCCAGAAAAACAGAACCAGGCGTCAGGCGACCGACGCTAGCTTACGACAGCCCCCGCCAGATGCAATGCCCGGTTTGCGCTCAGGAACTGCGCACCTACCGAAACGGACCGCATCTTTGCCCGAGCTGCGGAAATGAGTTCGACTCGCCGGCCTGA